Proteins found in one Orcinus orca chromosome 11, mOrcOrc1.1, whole genome shotgun sequence genomic segment:
- the MFSD5 gene encoding molybdate-anion transporter codes for MLVTAYLAFVVLLASCLGLELSRCRAKPSGRACSNPSFLRFQLDFYQVYFLALAADWLQAPYLYKLYQHYHFLEGQIAILYVCGLASTVLFGLVASSLVDWLGRKKSCVLFSLTYSLCCLTKLSQDYFVLLVGRALGGLSTALLFSAFEAWYIHEHVERHDFPAEWIPATFARAAFWNHVLAVVAGVAAEAVACWMGLGPVAPFVAAIPLLALAGALALRNWGENYGRQRAFPRTCAGGLRCLLSDRRVLLLGTIQALFESVIFIFVFLWTPVLDPHGAPLGIIFSSFMAASLLGSSLYRIATSKRYHLQPMHLVSLAVLIVVFSLFMLTFSTSPGQESPVESFIAFLLIELACGLYFPSMGFLRRKVIPETEQAGVLNWFRVPLHLLACLGLLVLHDSDRKTGTRNMFSICSAVMVMALLAVVGLFTVVRHDAELRVPSPTGEPYAPEL; via the coding sequence ATGCTGGTGACTGCCTACCTTGCCTTTGTGGTCCTCCTGGCCTCCTGCCTGGGGTTGGAGCTGTCAAGATGCCGGGCTAAGCCCTCTGGAAGAGCCTGCAGCAATCCCTCCTTCCTTCGGTTTCAACTGGACTTCTATCAGGTCTACTTCCTGGCCCTGGCGGCTGACTGGCTCCAGGCCCCCTACCTCTATAAACTCTATCAACATTACCACTTCCTGGAGGGACAAATCGCCATCCTCTATGTCTGCGGCCTTGCCTCCACAGTCCTCTTTGGACTGGTGGCCTCCTCCCTTGTGGATTGGCTGGGTCGCAAGAAGTCTTGTGTCCTCTTCTCCCTCACTTACTCTCTCTGCTGCTTAACCAAACTCTCTCAGGACTACTTTGTGCTGCTGGTGGGCCGAGCACTTGGTGGGCTGTCCACAGCCCTGCTCTTCTCGGCCTTTGAGGCCTGGTACATCCACGAGCATGTGGAACGGCATGACTTCCCCGCAGAGTGGATCCCGGCTACCTTTGCCCGAGCTGCCTTCTGGAACCACGTGCTGGCTGTAGTGGCAGGTGTGGCAGCTGAGGCCGTGGCCTGCTGGATGGGCCTGGGGCCTGTGGCACCCTTTGTGGCTGCCATCCCTCTCTTGGCTCTGGCTGGGGCCTTGGCCCTCCGTAACTGGGGAGAGAACTACGGTCGGCAGCGTGCCTTCCCCAGGACCTGTGCTGGGGGTCTGCGCTGTCTCCTGTCGGACCGTCGTGTGCTGCTGCTAGGCACCATTCAGGCCCTGTTTGAGAGTGTCATCTTCATCTTTGTCTTCCTCTGGACGCCTGTGCTGGACCCACATGGGGCCCCGCTGGGCATCATCTTCTCCAGCTTCATGGCAGCCAGCCTGCTCGGCTCTTCTCTGTACCGCATCGCTACCTCCAAGAGGTACCACCTTCAGCCCATGCACCTAGTCTCCCTCGCTGTCCTCATCGTCGTCTTCTCCCTCTTCATGTTGACCTTCTCTACCAGCCCAGGCCAGGAAAGTCCAGTGGAGTCCTTTATAGCCTTCCTCCTTATCGAGTTAGCCTGTGGGCTGTACTTTCCCAGCATGGGCTTCCTGCGGAGAAAAGTGATCCCTGAGACAGAGCAAGCTGGTGTCCTCAACTGGTTCCGGGTGCCCCTGCACTTACTGGCCTGCTTGGGGCTTCTGGTCCTCCATGACAGCGATCGCAAAACGGGCACTCGGAACATGTTCAGCATCTGCTCCGCCGTTATGGTGATGGCTTTGCTGGCGGTGGTGGGGCTCTTCACCGTGGTCAGGCATGATGCTGAGCTGCGGGTGCCCTCACCCACCGGGGAGCCCTATGCCCCTGAGCTCTAA